Proteins encoded within one genomic window of Bradyrhizobium sp. AZCC 1719:
- a CDS encoding LysE family translocator produces MNSTSFTLFLLAALIIAAVPGPGIFYVAARTLSGGKSAGIASTFGTALGGLVHVIAGGLGVSALILASAELFTALKFAGAIYLVWLGIKTFREARDLLPQQAIAVGTQRAFREGVLVEALNPKTAAFFLAFIPQFLDPAGSYPALQFMALGLISVALNTLVDIIVVMMAATARGSLTRRPNVLQRLRQGSGLFIAGLGISLALARRPAS; encoded by the coding sequence ATGAACAGCACCAGCTTCACGCTATTCCTCTTGGCCGCACTCATCATCGCCGCTGTCCCCGGTCCCGGCATCTTCTACGTCGCCGCGCGGACGCTGTCGGGCGGCAAGAGCGCCGGTATCGCTTCGACATTCGGGACTGCGCTCGGCGGGCTCGTGCACGTGATCGCGGGCGGGCTTGGCGTCTCGGCGCTCATCCTGGCCAGCGCTGAGCTGTTCACCGCGCTCAAATTCGCCGGCGCAATCTATCTCGTGTGGCTCGGCATCAAGACATTTCGCGAGGCGCGCGATCTGCTGCCGCAGCAAGCCATCGCGGTCGGTACACAACGGGCGTTCCGGGAAGGCGTGCTGGTCGAAGCCTTGAACCCGAAGACCGCGGCCTTCTTCCTGGCCTTCATTCCACAATTCCTCGACCCGGCCGGCAGCTATCCGGCGCTCCAGTTCATGGCGCTGGGCCTGATCTCGGTCGCGCTGAACACGCTTGTCGATATCATCGTGGTGATGATGGCCGCCACCGCGCGCGGTAGTCTCACGCGCAGACCGAATGTGCTTCAACGATTGCGACAGGGCTCGGGGCTGTTCATCGCGGGCCTCGGCATTTCGCTGGCGCTGGCACGACGGCCTGCGAGCTAG
- a CDS encoding polyprenyl synthetase family protein: MAVIVPFESPSNASIDALVGLVAADMERVNATILSRTGSEVTMIPEVANHLISSGGKRLRPMLTLAMAQLSNYSGDGHIKLAAAVEFMHTATLLHDDVVDESELRRGKLSARMLWGNEASVLVGDFLLGQAFRMMVEVGSLRALDILSSAAATIAEGEVMQLAAAKNTATTEDEYLAVIRGKTAELFAAACEVGPVIANRPKAEQTACRSVGMNLGIAFQLVDDVLDYGGKAAKLGKNIGDDFREGKITLPVVLAFRRGNDSERQFWIKALERGEIGHSDLDHAIGLMTKHRALEDTISRAQHYGAMAVDALALFPASPMKTALEQVVAFCLARSH, encoded by the coding sequence GTGGCGGTTATTGTACCCTTCGAAAGCCCGTCGAACGCTTCGATAGATGCGCTGGTCGGGCTGGTCGCCGCCGACATGGAGCGGGTCAACGCCACGATCCTGTCGCGCACGGGATCGGAAGTCACCATGATTCCGGAAGTCGCCAACCACCTGATCTCATCCGGCGGCAAACGTCTGCGCCCGATGCTGACGCTGGCGATGGCCCAGCTCTCCAACTATTCCGGCGACGGCCACATCAAGCTCGCCGCCGCAGTCGAGTTCATGCACACCGCGACGCTCTTGCATGACGACGTGGTCGACGAGAGCGAGCTGCGCCGCGGCAAGCTGTCGGCGCGGATGCTGTGGGGCAATGAGGCGAGCGTGCTGGTCGGCGACTTCCTGCTCGGCCAGGCCTTTCGCATGATGGTCGAGGTCGGCTCGCTGCGTGCGCTCGACATTCTCTCCTCGGCCGCGGCCACCATCGCCGAAGGCGAAGTGATGCAGCTTGCGGCGGCCAAGAACACCGCGACCACCGAGGACGAATACCTCGCCGTGATCAGGGGCAAGACCGCCGAACTGTTCGCCGCCGCCTGCGAAGTCGGACCCGTGATCGCCAACCGGCCGAAGGCCGAGCAAACCGCATGCCGCTCGGTCGGCATGAATCTCGGCATCGCATTCCAGCTCGTCGACGACGTGCTGGATTATGGCGGCAAGGCTGCGAAACTCGGCAAGAACATCGGCGACGATTTCCGCGAAGGCAAGATCACGCTGCCGGTGGTGCTGGCGTTCCGTCGCGGCAATGACAGCGAGCGGCAATTCTGGATCAAGGCATTGGAGCGTGGCGAGATCGGCCACAGCGATCTCGATCACGCCATCGGCTTGATGACCAAGCACCGCGCGCTGGAGGACACGATCAGCCGCGCCCAGCATTACGGCGCAATGGCCGTCGACGCGCTCGCGCTATTCCCGGCCTCGCCGATGAAAACCGCACTCGAACAGGTCGTGGCGTTCTGCCTGGCAAGGTCGCATTGA
- a CDS encoding putative signal transducing protein — MRELVRTNDIVLVSAIGALLDGANIHHLVLDQNMSVIEGSLGILPRRILVHEDDNRAARQLLADAGLAHELRPDD; from the coding sequence TTGCGGGAATTGGTCAGGACCAACGATATCGTGCTGGTTTCTGCGATCGGCGCGCTGCTCGACGGCGCCAATATCCATCATCTGGTGCTGGACCAGAACATGAGCGTCATCGAGGGATCGCTCGGCATCCTGCCACGCCGCATCCTGGTTCATGAGGACGACAATCGCGCAGCCCGCCAGTTGCTGGCCGACGCCGGTCTGGCTCACGAATTGCGCCCCGATGACTGA
- a CDS encoding tRNA1(Val) (adenine(37)-N6)-methyltransferase, translating into MTDLELTEDAFLGGQLRLKQLKSGHRAGHDAVLLAAATAARPGDRVADLGAGVGVAGLSVARRVAGVDLVLVEIDAVLAGLARANAEANAILASVIVLDVEADATAFAAAGLLPDSVDAVLMNPPFNDPARHRVSPDTARGTAHMATATTLSKWIHAARRILKSKGALTLIWRADGIAEVLSALDHGFGSLQVLPVHGDARGPANRILVRATKGGRAPTQIHPALMLNDEQGQPHKRVQEILAGKGTLPLANL; encoded by the coding sequence ATGACTGACCTCGAACTCACCGAGGATGCGTTTCTCGGCGGGCAATTGCGTTTGAAGCAGCTGAAATCGGGACATCGCGCCGGTCACGATGCAGTGCTGCTGGCGGCGGCGACCGCGGCCCGTCCGGGCGACCGCGTGGCCGATCTCGGCGCCGGCGTCGGCGTCGCGGGGCTTTCGGTTGCCAGGCGGGTGGCCGGCGTCGATCTGGTTCTGGTCGAGATCGATGCTGTGCTGGCGGGCCTTGCGCGCGCCAATGCGGAGGCGAATGCGATTCTAGCCAGTGTGATCGTGCTTGACGTGGAGGCCGATGCCACAGCCTTTGCCGCTGCCGGACTCCTTCCTGACAGCGTCGATGCGGTGCTGATGAATCCGCCCTTCAACGACCCGGCGCGGCATCGCGTCTCGCCGGACACGGCACGCGGGACCGCGCATATGGCGACCGCAACGACGCTCTCGAAATGGATTCACGCGGCGCGGCGCATTCTCAAATCGAAGGGAGCGCTGACGCTGATCTGGCGTGCCGATGGAATCGCCGAGGTGCTCTCGGCGCTCGATCACGGTTTCGGGAGCCTGCAGGTGCTGCCGGTTCACGGTGACGCACGGGGGCCTGCCAATCGCATCCTGGTGCGCGCCACCAAGGGTGGGCGGGCACCGACGCAAATCCATCCCGCCCTGATGCTCAATGACGAGCAAGGTCAGCCCCACAAAAGGGTGCAGGAGATTCTGGCCGGGAAGGGAACCTTGCCGCTCGCGAACCTGTAA
- a CDS encoding S49 family peptidase, translating into MSEQLSDRTGLPGLIDGMKRFIPAKFRRDAAVVPVVRLSGVIGAVTPLRPGLTLAGIAKTLERAFATRHAKAVALVINSPGGSPVQSRQIYLRIRQLAAEKKLPVLVFVEDVAASGGYMIACAGDEIFCDPSSILGSIGVVGGSFGFQDLIKRIGVERRLYTAGEHKAMLDPFLPEDPDDVARLKTLQREIHAIFIALVKGSRGARLKGADDVLFTGEYWAGERSVSLGLADKIGDLRSTLRERYGDKVLTPVIVPASGMLAGLLGRRSPGAGSLADGIGGLPDDLISALETRAIWAKFGF; encoded by the coding sequence ATGAGTGAACAATTAAGTGATCGCACGGGATTGCCGGGCCTCATTGACGGGATGAAACGATTCATTCCGGCAAAATTCCGGCGAGACGCTGCGGTCGTTCCGGTGGTTCGCCTGTCGGGCGTTATCGGTGCGGTGACGCCATTGCGGCCGGGCCTGACGCTGGCCGGCATCGCCAAAACGCTCGAACGCGCGTTCGCCACCCGACACGCCAAGGCGGTGGCGCTGGTGATCAATTCGCCCGGCGGCTCGCCGGTGCAATCACGTCAGATCTATTTGCGGATCAGGCAGCTTGCTGCGGAAAAGAAACTGCCGGTGCTGGTGTTCGTCGAGGACGTCGCAGCATCCGGCGGCTACATGATCGCCTGCGCGGGCGACGAGATATTCTGCGATCCGTCCTCGATCCTCGGCTCGATCGGCGTGGTCGGCGGCAGTTTCGGCTTTCAGGACTTGATCAAGAGGATCGGTGTTGAGCGGCGGCTTTACACGGCAGGCGAGCACAAGGCGATGCTGGACCCCTTCCTGCCCGAAGACCCAGATGACGTCGCCCGCCTGAAGACGCTTCAGCGCGAGATTCACGCCATCTTCATCGCGCTGGTCAAAGGCAGCCGCGGTGCGCGCCTCAAGGGGGCCGATGACGTCCTGTTCACTGGCGAGTACTGGGCGGGCGAGAGGTCGGTGTCGCTCGGCCTTGCGGACAAGATCGGCGATCTCCGCTCGACGCTGCGCGAGCGCTATGGCGACAAAGTGCTGACGCCCGTCATCGTGCCGGCAAGCGGGATGCTGGCCGGGCTCTTGGGCCGCAGATCGCCGGGCGCGGGCTCGCTGGCCGACGGTATCGGGGGATTGCCGGATGACCTGATTTCGGCGCTGGAGACCCGGGCCATTTGGGCCAAATTCGGGTTCTAG
- a CDS encoding glycine--tRNA ligase subunit alpha: protein MDALPAHMRPERSFQGFILALQRFWAEQGCVILQPYDMEMGAGTFHPATTLRALGPKRWNAAYVQPSRRPKDGRYGENPNRLQHYYQFQVIMKPSPSNLQDLYLKSLAAIGIDSGIHDIRFVEDDWESPTLGAWGLGWECWCDGMEVSQFTYFQQVAGVECAPVSGELTYGLERLAMYVQGVDRVYDLNFNGREGADKVTYGDVFLQAEQEYSRHNFEHADTAMLFEQFKMAEDACKKYLATGWKEGGNQKEHLMALPAYDQCIKASHVFNLLDARGVISVTERQSYIMRVRELAKACGEAWVHTEAGRAV, encoded by the coding sequence ATGGACGCTTTGCCTGCCCATATGCGCCCGGAACGTTCGTTCCAGGGCTTCATCCTTGCTCTCCAGCGGTTCTGGGCGGAGCAGGGCTGCGTGATCCTGCAGCCCTACGACATGGAAATGGGCGCAGGCACCTTCCATCCGGCGACGACGCTGCGCGCGCTCGGGCCGAAGCGCTGGAATGCGGCCTATGTGCAGCCCTCGCGCCGGCCGAAGGACGGCCGCTACGGTGAGAACCCCAACCGGCTGCAGCACTATTATCAGTTTCAGGTGATCATGAAGCCGTCGCCGTCGAACCTTCAGGACCTCTACCTGAAGTCGCTGGCCGCGATCGGCATCGATTCAGGGATCCACGACATCCGCTTCGTCGAGGACGATTGGGAAAGCCCGACGCTCGGCGCATGGGGGCTGGGCTGGGAGTGCTGGTGCGACGGCATGGAAGTCAGCCAGTTCACTTACTTCCAGCAGGTCGCAGGCGTCGAATGCGCACCGGTTTCCGGTGAGCTCACCTACGGGCTCGAGCGGCTTGCGATGTATGTTCAGGGCGTCGACCGCGTCTACGATCTCAACTTCAACGGCCGCGAGGGCGCCGACAAGGTCACCTATGGCGACGTCTTCCTGCAGGCCGAGCAGGAATATTCGCGGCACAATTTCGAGCACGCCGATACGGCGATGCTGTTCGAGCAGTTCAAGATGGCCGAAGACGCCTGCAAGAAATATCTCGCAACCGGATGGAAGGAGGGCGGCAATCAGAAGGAGCATCTGATGGCGCTGCCGGCCTATGACCAGTGCATCAAGGCGAGCCATGTCTTCAATCTGCTCGATGCGCGCGGCGTGATTTCGGTGACGGAGCGGCAGAGCTACATCATGCGCGTGCGCGAACTGGCAAAGGCCTGCGGCGAAGCCTGGGTTCACACCGAAGCGGGCAGGGCGGTCTGA
- the glyS gene encoding glycine--tRNA ligase subunit beta, whose protein sequence is MPDLLLELFSEEIPARMQAKAADDLRRMVTDKLVAEGLVYEGARAFATPRRLALTVHGVPTRQSDLKEERRGPRVGGPDAAIQGFLKATGLTRIEDAKIQTDPKKGDFYIALIEKPGRATIDVLAEILPVIIRTFPWPKSMRWGARSTKSGSLSWVRPLHSIIATFGPETEEPDVVKFAVDGIEAGQTTFGHRFMAPSAIPVRRFEDYEAKLKAAKVVLDPQARKDIILADAKELAFAQGFELVEDQGLLDEVAGLVEWPVALMGSFDEEYLTIPDEVIRATIRNNQKCFVVRDPKTGKLANKFILTANIEATDGGKVIVAGNERVIRARLSDAKFFYETDLKTKLEDRLKKFDQIVFHEKLGTQAERIKRIERLAAEIAPLVGADVAKAKRAAHLAKADLLTEVVGEFPELQGLMGKYYAQAQGEDHSVAAASEDHYKPQGPTDRVPSDPVSAAVALADKLDTLAGFWAIDEKPTGSKDPYALRRAALGAIRLIVDNTLRLPILNVAKSALAGLPEKSDAEELPGDLLAFFADRLKVQLRDQGARHDLVDAVFSLGGQDDLLLIVRRVEALGKFLDTDDGKNLLAGTKRAGNILSIEEKRDKRTFDGAPDAGLYALAEEKALAKAIDQVKSEAGAAVQKEDFAAAMSAMAKLRPAVDAFFDKVKVNDDEPAVRENRLKLLNEIRAATRAVADFSKIEG, encoded by the coding sequence ATGCCTGATCTTCTGCTGGAACTGTTTTCCGAAGAAATCCCCGCGCGCATGCAGGCGAAGGCGGCGGACGATCTGCGCCGCATGGTGACCGACAAGCTCGTCGCCGAGGGCCTGGTCTATGAAGGCGCGAGAGCCTTCGCGACGCCGCGGCGGCTGGCGCTGACCGTGCACGGCGTTCCGACGCGGCAGTCCGACCTCAAGGAAGAGCGCCGCGGCCCACGCGTCGGAGGGCCCGATGCCGCGATCCAGGGATTTTTGAAGGCGACCGGTCTGACCAGGATCGAAGACGCCAAGATCCAGACCGACCCGAAGAAGGGCGACTTCTACATCGCCCTGATCGAAAAGCCGGGCCGCGCCACCATCGATGTGCTCGCCGAGATTCTGCCGGTCATTATCCGAACCTTCCCGTGGCCGAAGTCGATGCGCTGGGGCGCGCGTTCGACCAAATCGGGTTCGCTCTCCTGGGTGCGGCCGCTGCACTCGATCATCGCGACCTTCGGTCCGGAGACCGAAGAGCCCGACGTGGTGAAATTTGCCGTCGACGGCATCGAGGCCGGGCAGACCACGTTCGGCCACCGCTTCATGGCGCCGTCGGCGATCCCGGTGCGCCGCTTCGAGGATTACGAAGCCAAGCTGAAGGCGGCCAAGGTCGTGCTCGATCCGCAGGCGCGCAAGGACATCATCCTGGCGGATGCCAAGGAGTTGGCGTTCGCGCAAGGGTTTGAGCTGGTCGAGGACCAGGGGCTCTTGGACGAGGTCGCCGGCCTTGTCGAGTGGCCGGTGGCGTTGATGGGATCGTTCGACGAGGAATATCTCACGATTCCGGACGAGGTGATCCGCGCCACCATCCGCAACAACCAGAAATGCTTTGTGGTGCGCGATCCCAAGACGGGGAAGCTCGCCAACAAGTTCATCCTCACCGCCAATATCGAAGCGACCGATGGCGGCAAGGTGATCGTTGCCGGCAACGAGCGTGTGATCCGCGCGCGGCTGTCGGACGCAAAATTCTTCTACGAGACCGACCTGAAGACGAAGCTGGAAGACCGCCTGAAGAAGTTCGACCAGATCGTGTTTCACGAGAAGCTGGGCACGCAGGCCGAACGCATCAAGCGGATCGAACGGCTGGCGGCCGAGATCGCGCCACTGGTCGGCGCCGACGTCGCGAAGGCCAAGCGCGCCGCGCATCTGGCAAAAGCCGATCTGTTGACCGAGGTCGTCGGTGAATTCCCCGAGCTGCAGGGCCTGATGGGCAAGTACTACGCGCAGGCGCAAGGTGAAGACCACTCTGTCGCCGCCGCGAGCGAGGACCATTACAAGCCACAGGGGCCGACTGATCGCGTACCGAGCGATCCGGTAAGCGCGGCCGTCGCACTGGCCGACAAGCTCGATACTCTGGCGGGTTTCTGGGCGATCGACGAGAAGCCGACCGGCAGCAAGGACCCCTATGCATTGCGGCGAGCAGCGCTGGGTGCAATCAGGCTGATCGTTGACAATACGCTCCGGCTACCGATCCTGAACGTGGCGAAGTCGGCATTGGCTGGTTTGCCGGAAAAGAGCGACGCCGAGGAGCTTCCGGGCGACCTCCTCGCTTTCTTCGCCGACCGCCTGAAGGTCCAACTCCGCGATCAGGGCGCGCGCCACGATCTCGTCGATGCCGTGTTTTCGCTCGGTGGCCAGGACGACCTGCTGCTCATCGTCCGCCGGGTCGAGGCGCTCGGCAAGTTCCTCGACACTGATGACGGCAAGAACCTGCTTGCAGGGACCAAGCGCGCGGGTAACATCCTCTCGATCGAGGAGAAAAGGGACAAGCGCACGTTTGACGGTGCGCCGGATGCCGGGCTCTACGCGCTTGCTGAAGAAAAGGCGCTCGCCAAGGCGATCGACCAGGTCAAGAGCGAGGCCGGAGCCGCAGTGCAGAAGGAAGATTTCGCAGCCGCGATGAGCGCGATGGCGAAGCTGCGGCCTGCCGTTGATGCGTTCTTCGACAAGGTCAAGGTCAACGATGATGAACCTGCCGTGCGCGAGAATCGACTAAAGCTTCTGAACGAAATCCGCGCGGCGACCCGCGCGGTGGCGGATTTTTCCAAGATCGAAGGCTAG
- a CDS encoding class I SAM-dependent methyltransferase → MDPQTLAAYDQDAAAFAKDWLGQPAPVDLQEVVERFFVRGGNSADIGCGCGREVAWLHTHGFSAVGFDASEGLLNEARRRYPSCKFAHAELPDLRGIGTFDNVLCETVIMHLDRKEIAASVRRLLDIVKPSGILYLSWRVTEGADQRDAQGRLYAAFDPAVVQAELKAATVLLDEEIVSASSGKKIHRLVVKKPGLEIRE, encoded by the coding sequence ATGGATCCTCAGACGCTCGCCGCTTATGACCAGGATGCGGCGGCGTTCGCGAAGGACTGGCTCGGCCAGCCGGCGCCCGTCGACCTGCAGGAAGTCGTCGAACGATTTTTCGTGCGCGGCGGCAATTCGGCCGATATCGGCTGCGGCTGCGGCCGCGAGGTCGCCTGGCTTCACACCCACGGCTTTTCGGCGGTGGGCTTCGATGCCTCGGAGGGCCTGCTCAACGAAGCGCGCCGGCGCTATCCGTCGTGCAAGTTCGCGCATGCCGAATTGCCCGATCTGCGCGGCATCGGGACGTTCGATAACGTGCTGTGCGAAACCGTGATTATGCATCTCGACCGCAAGGAGATTGCGGCATCGGTCCGCCGCCTGCTCGATATCGTCAAGCCCAGCGGCATTCTCTATCTGAGCTGGCGCGTCACCGAAGGCGCCGATCAGCGCGACGCGCAGGGACGGCTTTACGCGGCGTTCGATCCGGCGGTCGTGCAGGCGGAGCTGAAGGCCGCGACCGTATTGCTCGACGAAGAGATCGTCAGCGCCTCATCGGGAAAGAAGATTCACCGGCTGGTGGTGAAGAAGCCTGGATTGGAAATCAGGGAGTAG
- a CDS encoding DUF1236 domain-containing protein, with protein sequence MRNRLIAIAAIAGAMAVPIAAQAQTTIGTGGGSTVVIGEHEGISPDVRPAFREYIVRERVPNYTISERVTVGTVLPEAGVTYYDVPQSFGVTPYRYTVVNGQTILVEPRSRRIVQVVD encoded by the coding sequence ATGCGGAACAGACTAATTGCCATTGCGGCGATCGCGGGCGCGATGGCGGTCCCGATCGCAGCTCAGGCGCAGACCACGATCGGCACAGGCGGCGGCAGCACGGTCGTCATCGGTGAGCATGAAGGCATCTCGCCCGACGTGCGTCCGGCCTTCCGCGAATACATCGTGCGTGAACGCGTGCCGAATTACACGATTTCCGAGCGTGTGACGGTTGGCACCGTGCTGCCGGAAGCCGGCGTGACCTACTACGACGTGCCGCAATCGTTCGGGGTGACGCCCTATCGCTACACCGTGGTGAACGGCCAGACGATCTTGGTCGAACCGCGTTCGCGTCGCATCGTTCAGGTGGTCGATTGA
- a CDS encoding DUF3096 domain-containing protein: MTITATHVPAIVALLAGIFILIMPRLLNYIVAIYLIFVGLVGLGVLKMFKF, from the coding sequence ATGACCATCACCGCCACGCATGTTCCTGCGATCGTTGCTCTGCTCGCCGGGATTTTCATCCTGATCATGCCGCGGCTGCTCAACTACATCGTCGCGATCTACCTGATCTTCGTCGGCCTGGTGGGTCTCGGCGTGCTCAAGATGTTCAAGTTCTAG
- the ppdK gene encoding pyruvate, phosphate dikinase produces MAKAVAKSKKAAVKSVAKSKPSARPKAAPQASARKALKKAPAKPVAKVAAKKAAVRKPAAEAVKSGKWVYTFGDGKAEGKAGLRELLGGKGANLAEMANLGLPVPPGFTIPTSVCTYFYAHDKTYPPALKAQVDKALEHVGKLTGKAFGDSKNPLLVSVRSGGRASMPGMMDTVLNLGLNDKTVEALAELSGDRRFAYDSYRRFITMYSDVVLGFEHHHFEDILDTFKDSQGYTLDTDLTGDDWVELVGKYKEAVARETGRDFPQDPHEQLWGAIGAVFSSWMNARAVTYRRLHDIPESWGTAVNVQAMVFGNMGETSATGVAFTRNPSTGESKLYGEFLINAQGEDVVAGIRTPQDITEEARQESGSDKPSMESAMPEAFKELTRFYTLLEKHYRDMQDMEFTVEQGKLWMLQTRGGKRTAKAALRIAVELANEGLISKKDAVMRIDPASLDQLLHPTIDPQAKRDVIATGLPASPGAASGEIVFSSDEAAKLQADGRNVILVRVETSPEDIHGMHAAEGILTTRGGMTSHAAVVARGMGKPCVSGCGAIRVDYGRGTMSVGSRTFKTGDVITIDGSLGQVLAGKMPMIEPKLSGEFGTLMGWADAVRKLGVRVNGDTPDDARTAVKFGAEGIGLCRTEHMFFEETRIRTVREMILSEDEQSRRAALSKLLPMQRADFVELFEIMKGLPVTIRLLDPPLHEFLPHTQAEIEEVARAMNTDPRKLADRARDLAEFNPMLGFRGCRLAIAYPEIAEMQARAIFEAAVEAEKRTGEAVGLEVMVPLIATKAEFDLVKARIDATAQAVMKETGKKLAYQVGTMIELPRACLLAGDVAQTAEFFSFGTNDLTQTTYGISRDDAASFLGTYVSKGILEIDPFISVDRDGVGELVKIGVSRGRKTRPNLKVGICGEHGGDPASVAFCHEIGLDYVSCSPYRVPIARLAAAQAALGKKIESQA; encoded by the coding sequence ATGGCCAAAGCCGTCGCGAAGTCCAAGAAGGCTGCAGTGAAATCTGTAGCGAAATCAAAGCCATCCGCCCGGCCGAAGGCCGCGCCGCAGGCCTCGGCCCGCAAAGCGCTGAAGAAGGCCCCGGCCAAGCCGGTCGCCAAGGTCGCGGCCAAGAAGGCTGCCGTCCGCAAGCCTGCCGCCGAGGCGGTAAAATCCGGCAAGTGGGTCTATACCTTCGGCGACGGCAAGGCCGAGGGCAAAGCGGGCCTGCGCGAACTGCTCGGCGGCAAGGGCGCCAACCTCGCCGAGATGGCCAATTTGGGCCTGCCGGTGCCTCCGGGCTTCACCATTCCGACCTCGGTCTGCACCTATTTCTACGCGCATGACAAAACCTATCCGCCCGCGCTGAAGGCGCAGGTCGACAAGGCGCTTGAGCATGTCGGCAAGCTGACCGGCAAGGCATTCGGCGATTCCAAGAATCCGCTGCTGGTGTCGGTCCGCTCCGGCGGCCGCGCCTCGATGCCGGGCATGATGGACACCGTGCTCAATCTCGGCCTCAACGACAAAACGGTCGAAGCGCTCGCCGAGCTCTCCGGCGATCGCCGCTTTGCCTATGACAGCTATCGCCGCTTCATCACGATGTATTCGGACGTGGTGCTCGGCTTTGAGCATCATCACTTCGAGGACATTCTCGACACCTTCAAGGACAGCCAGGGCTACACGCTCGACACTGATCTCACCGGCGACGACTGGGTCGAACTGGTCGGCAAGTACAAGGAAGCGGTGGCGCGCGAGACCGGCAGGGATTTCCCGCAGGACCCGCACGAGCAATTGTGGGGCGCGATCGGCGCGGTGTTCTCATCCTGGATGAACGCGCGCGCGGTGACCTACCGCCGCCTGCACGACATTCCGGAATCCTGGGGCACCGCGGTCAACGTGCAGGCCATGGTGTTCGGCAATATGGGCGAAACGTCTGCGACCGGTGTTGCGTTCACGCGCAATCCCTCGACCGGCGAGAGCAAGCTGTACGGCGAATTCCTGATCAACGCGCAGGGGGAGGACGTGGTGGCGGGCATCCGCACGCCGCAGGACATCACCGAGGAAGCGCGCCAGGAATCCGGTTCCGACAAGCCGTCGATGGAAAGCGCGATGCCGGAGGCCTTCAAGGAACTGACGCGGTTCTACACGCTGCTCGAAAAGCACTACCGCGACATGCAGGACATGGAGTTCACGGTCGAGCAGGGCAAGTTGTGGATGCTGCAGACCCGCGGCGGCAAGCGCACCGCGAAGGCTGCGCTGCGCATCGCGGTCGAGCTCGCCAACGAAGGCCTGATCTCGAAGAAGGACGCGGTGATGCGGATCGATCCGGCTTCGCTGGATCAATTGCTGCATCCGACCATCGATCCCCAGGCCAAGCGCGACGTGATTGCGACCGGTCTGCCGGCCTCGCCCGGCGCCGCTTCCGGCGAGATCGTGTTCTCATCCGATGAAGCCGCGAAACTTCAGGCCGATGGCCGCAACGTCATTCTGGTGCGCGTCGAGACCAGTCCGGAAGACATTCACGGCATGCACGCCGCCGAAGGCATTTTGACCACCCGTGGCGGCATGACTTCGCACGCTGCGGTGGTCGCGCGCGGTATGGGCAAGCCCTGCGTCTCCGGCTGCGGCGCCATTCGCGTCGACTATGGCCGCGGCACGATGAGTGTGGGCTCCCGCACCTTCAAGACCGGCGACGTCATCACCATCGACGGCTCGCTCGGCCAGGTGCTGGCCGGCAAGATGCCGATGATCGAGCCGAAACTGTCGGGCGAGTTCGGCACGCTGATGGGCTGGGCCGATGCGGTCCGCAAGCTCGGCGTTCGCGTCAACGGCGACACGCCTGACGACGCGCGCACCGCCGTGAAGTTCGGCGCCGAGGGCATCGGGCTGTGCCGCACCGAGCACATGTTCTTCGAGGAAACCCGCATCCGCACCGTGCGCGAGATGATCCTTTCCGAGGACGAACAGTCGCGCCGCGCGGCGCTGTCAAAACTGTTGCCGATGCAGCGCGCCGATTTCGTCGAGCTGTTCGAGATCATGAAGGGCCTGCCCGTCACGATCCGCCTGCTCGATCCGCCGCTGCATGAATTCCTGCCGCACACCCAGGCCGAGATCGAGGAAGTCGCGCGCGCGATGAACACCGATCCGCGCAAGCTCGCCGATCGCGCCCGCGATCTCGCCGAGTTCAACCCGATGCTGGGCTTCCGCGGCTGCCGTCTTGCGATCGCCTATCCCGAGATCGCCGAAATGCAAGCGCGCGCGATCTTCGAAGCGGCGGTCGAAGCCGAGAAGCGCACCGGCGAGGCCGTCGGTCTGGAGGTGATGGTGCCGCTGATCGCGACCAAGGCCGAGTTCGACCTGGTCAAGGCGCGGATCGACGCCACCGCGCAGGCGGTGATGAAGGAGACCGGCAAGAAGCTCGCTTATCAAGTTGGTACGATGATCGAGCTGCCGCGTGCGTGCCTGCTGGCCGGCGATGTCGCCCAGACCGCGGAGTTCTTCTCGTTCGGCACCAACGACCTGACCCAGACTACCTACGGCATCAGCCGCGACGACGCCGCGAGTTTCCTCGGCACCTATGTCAGCAAGGGAATTCTCGAGATCGATCCGTTCATCTCGGTCGATCGCGATGGCGTGGGCGAGCTGGTGAAGATCGGCGTCAGCCGTGGTCGCAAGACACGGCCTAATTTGAAGGTCGGCATTTGCGGTGAGCATGGCGGCGATCCCGCCTCGGTGGCGTTCTGCCACGAGATCGGGCTCGACTACGTTTCGTGCTCGCCCTACCGCGTGCCGATCGCACGGCTTGCCGCCGCCCAGGCCGCGCTCGGCAAGAAGATTGAGAGTCAGGCGTAG